The DNA sequence CTCAATCCCTTGAGCGAGCTTCTTCGTATTCGTTACGAACAAGTCATCACCGACAAGCTGAACACGGTTGCCAATACGATCTGTAAGCAATTTATGGCCTTCCCAGTCATTTTCATCCAAGCCATCTTCAATAGAGATAATTGGATACTTGTCGACCATCTGCTCATACCAATCAACCATTTCTTCAGACGTACGAACAACGCCTTCGCCTTTCAGGTTGTACTTGCCGTCTTCATACATTTCAGATGAAGCAACATCCATTGCAAGCTTCACTTCTTCACCTGGCTTATAACCAGCCTTTTCAATTGCTTCAACAATTGTTTGAAGTGCTTCTTCGTTAGACTGAAGGTTCGGTGCGAAGCCGCCTTCATCACCTACAGCAGTATTGTAGCCGCGGTCTTGAAGTACTTTCTTCAAAGAGTGGAAAATTTCCACACCTGTACGGAGTGCTTCCTTGAATGTAGGAGCTGCAACCGGCATGATCATGAATTCCTGAATATCAACGTTGTTATCAGCGTGCTCGCCACCGTTTAGAATGTTCATCATCGGTGTAGGAAGTACATGAGCGTTGAAACCGCCAAGATATTTATACAATGGCATATCAAGGTAGTCTGCCGCTGCATGTGCTGCTGCCATTGATACACCAAGAATCGCATTGGCACCGAGTTTGCCTTTATTATCAGTTCCGTCCAATTCAATCATGATCTGATCAATGATGTTCTGGCTTGTTACATCGACGCCAAGAAGAGCTGGAGCAATAATTTCATTAACGTTCTTTACTGCTCTCTCAACACCTTTTCCAAGGTAACGTGACTTATCGCCGTCACGCAGTTCAACTGCTTCATATTCACCAGTTGATGCACCGCTCGGTACGATAGCAGATCCGAATGCTCCAGATTCTGTTCCAACTTCTACTTCGACAGTTGGGTTCCCGCGTGAATCAAGTACTTCTCTAGCATAAATTTCAGTAATAAATGGCATATGTTTTATTCCTCTCTATTGTTTGATTAGTGTTTTTCCTGTCATTTCTTCCGGTTTTTCCAACCCTAAAAGATGGAGCAATGTCGGTGCAAGGTCAGCAAGAATACCGCCGGAGCGCAGATCAATTCCATTCTTTGTAACGATTACAGGAACTGGATTTGTCGTATGAGCTGTCATTGGCTTGCCTTCTATCGTAACAACTTCATCGGAATTGCCGTGATCTGCAGTAATAATTGCTGTACCTCCAAGAGAGATAATCTTGTCCACAATCTTGCCAAGGCATTCATCTACTGTCTCAATTGCCTTCACTGTCGGCTCAAGAAGACCGGAATGGCCGACCATATCAGGATTGGCGAAGTTCAGAATTACTGCATTCAGATCATCTCTATCAAGTTCCTCAAGCAGCGCATCTGTCACTTCATAGGCACTCATTTCCGGCTTCAAGTCATATGTAGCTACTTTTGGTGAGTTGATCAGAATCCGCTTTTCACCAGGGAATTCATCTTCCCGTCCGCCACTCATAAAGAATGTGACATGCGGATATTTTTCTGTCTCTGCAATCCGGAGCTGTTTCATTCCATTAACAGAGATCACTTCACCTACAGTATTATTCAAATTGATCGGTTCAAAGCCTGTTTCTCCATGAATCATGTCACTGTATGGGAGCATCATGACGAAATTCAAGTTTGCCGGCTTTGATGGACCTCGGTCAAACTCATTAAAATCTTCATTGCCAAAAGCAAGTGAAAGCTGAATCGCACGGTCTGGACGGAAGTTGAAGAATATAGCAGAATCCCCGGTTTCAATGTTACCAATCGGATTCTCCTCACTATTTACCATTACCGTTGGCTTTACGAATTCATCTGTGATGCCAGATGCATAGCTTGCTTCGACAGCTGCTTCAGCAGACTGGAACTTTTCTCCAGCACCAGCAGTCATTGCATCATAGGCAAGCTTTACCCGTTCCCATCTTTTATCACGGTCCATTGCGTAATAACGGCCGGTAATGCTTGCGAAAGAACCGACTCCGATTTCTTTCATCTTTTCTTCAGCTTCTTGAATATATCCGAGGGCTGTCTTAGGGCCGACATCCCGGCCATCCAGGAATCCGTGTACATACACACGATCAAGTCCTTCTTTTTTAGCCAACTTCAGCAGAGCATACAGATGACGAATATGGCTGTGGACCCCACCATCGGAAAGCAGACCGAACAAATGAAGTGCTTTGCCCGTATCCCGAGCCTGACGAACAGCTTTTAAGAAAGCCGGCTTTTCAAAGATATCACCATTCTCAATTGCCAGATTGATCCGTGTCAGACTTTGATAAACAATTCGGCCAGCACCAATGTTCAAATGACCAACTTCGGAATTGCCCATCTGCCCCTCCGGCAGACCGACAGCATTCCCGCATGCAGTCAATGTCTCATGCGGGAATTCAGTCCAGTAGCGGTCAAAGTTCGGCTTATGTGCCTGTTCGACGGCATTGCCTTCCGTTTCATCACGAAATGCGAACCCATCAATGATGATGAGAGCGGCAAGTTTCCGATCCGTCATTTGGTGCCCTCCTCAAGCAGTTTCACAAAGGAATCTGCTTCAAGGCTCGCACCACCGACAAGGGCACCATCGATATCACTTTTTGCAAGCAAATCCCCTATATTATCAGGCTTCACACTACCGCCATACTGAATAATGACTTGATCTGCAATCTCCTGATTAGACAGTTCAGCAATGGTCTTGCGAATATGTTTGCAAACATCATTCGCCTCTTCATCTGTTGCTGTCTTGCCTGTTCCAATAGCCCAGATTGGTTCATAAGCAATGATTGTTTTGGAAATCTGCTCATCTGAAAGACCTGAGAGCGCATTTTCAACTTGCTGTCTAATATGGCTTTCCATAACTCCTGATTCGCGCTGTTCAAGTGATTCACCAACGCAGATGATCGGAAGGATATTATGAGCAAAAGCTGCATGAGTTTTCTTGTTCACTGAGTCATCTGTTTCTCCAAACATTTCACGACGCTCAGAGTGTCCGATAACACAATGGCTTACACCAATATCAGCAAGCATTCCTGGACTCACTTCACCAGTGAATGCACCTTTTTCTTCGAAGTGCATATTCTGGGCAGCGATTCTGATATCAGTTCCTTTTGCCTTTTCAACGAGCAGTGGAAGGAATAGATACGGTGCACAAACAATCGTTTCTGTCTTCATTGCAGATGGGACAGAGGATTTAATATCATCTATAAATTGGCCGGCGCTATTAAGCAATTTGTGCATTTTCCAATTGCCGGCAATTACTGTTTTCCTCATGAAAGCTGTGCCCCCTGATCCTTGTCATCAAGTGCAGCGACACCTGGAAGTGTCTTTCCTTCCATGAATTCCAATGATGCTCCCCCACCAGTTGAAACGTGATCCATCTTTTCTGCAACACCGAACTTCTCAACAGCTGCAGCCGAATCTCCGCCACCGATTACAGAATAACCTGCTGTTTTTGCCAGTGCATCGGCAACTGTTTTCGTTCCAGCTGAGAAAGGCTCCATTTCAAATACACCCATCGGTCCGTTCCAGACAACCAGCTTGGAATCAGCAATCAGCTCACTGTACGTCTTGCGTGTCTTCGGCCCGATATCAAGTGCCTGCCAGCCCTCAGGAATTTCAGATACAGGTACAACTTTTGTCTCTGCATCTTCAGAAAATTCATTAGCAATGACGACGTCGACTGGGATTTCGAAACGAACGCCTTTCTCTTTCGCTAGCTCAATGAATCTTTTCGCTGTATCGACTTTATCAGCCTCTAGAAGCGAGTCTCCTACATCATGACCTTCCGCTTTGATGAAAGTATTGGCAAGTCCTCCGCCGATTAGCAATGTGTCAACCTTATCAAGCAAATTGTCGATGACATCAATCTTGTCCTTTACTTTGGCGCCGCCAATAATCGCTGTAAACGGACGTTCAGGATTTTCAAGAGCTTTCCCGAGAACTTCAATTTCCTTTTCCATGAGCAGACCTGCTGCGCTCGGCAGTTTTTCTGCTACACCTGCTGTTGAAGCGTGAGCACGGTGAGCCGTTCCGAATGCATCGTTTACATAGAGGTCAGCCATTTTTGCGAATGCTTCTGCAAGCTCAGGCGCATTCTTTTCTTCGCCGGCTTCAAAGCGTACATTCTCAATTAAGAGGACATCACCATCTGAAAGGCCTTTGATCGCTTCATCCACTTCAGAACCATAAACCGAATCTGTCTTGATAACATCACGCTCTAGCAAATCACTTAATCTAGCCGCAACTGGATCAAGACGCAATGTTTCATCAATTTTTCCTTTAGGGCGTCCAAGATGAGTCACAAGAATGACACGCGCTCCCTGATCGGAAAGATGTCTGATTGTCGGCAAGGCTGCTTTGATACGTGTGTCGTCAGTAATTTCCCCTTCATCCATCGGCACATTGAAGTCCACACGGCAAAACACGTTCTTGCCAGCCACATCAAGATCGTTCAGCGTTTTTTTATTCATATGTTTCATATCCTCCAATATTTGCATTTATCTTCATTATGTATACGCAATCCGGCTTTTTTGCACCGTCTGCTTTTCCTTTATTATATAAGAGTTTACTCTAAAGGACTACTATATTGTAGCATTATCATTAAAAGTGACATACTATTTTCTACCCGATTAAAGGGGGAAATATCCCCTTGCCTTAATAGAAAAAGCCAGCAACTGCAAAATACTCCAGTTGCCGGCCTTTATCATCTGCCATACGAGCAGTTTAATCTTCTATGAACTTAATCGCTTGTTCAATTGTTCAAAACTAATCTGCTCTCCATACATCTCTTCACGATCAATGACGATAACAGGAATCATCAATCCATAATTGAGCTGCCACTCATCTCTCGTTTCGATATCGTGCTCTATTATATTCACATCGAACAGCTCCAGGAGGGCCCTCGCCTCATCGCAAAGTGGGCATTGTTTTCTCGTATACAGTAAAACTTCCTTCATCGTAGCGGCTTCCTCCTCATAATTATCTATTTTCATTTTCCGAGAAGGAATCATTTTCGTCAATGTGTCACATTTTAAAATCACTAATTGATTCCTGAAGTTGCTGTGCCATTTCCGAAAGCATATTGGACACTGTTGTTATCTCTTCCACTGACGCACTCTGCTCCTGAGCAGCTGCGGCAATTTGCTGTGTATAATCTGCTGCTACGTCCGTCGTATGCTCTGATTCTTCAATTAGGCTTTCCATTTCTTTTGTTTCTTTGGACATTTCAAGAACAGCCCCGGAAACTTCCTCCACCTGATCAGAAACATGACGCACAGCCTGCACGATATCCCTGAATGCATCACCAGCTTCGTTTACGAGCTTCAGTCCCTCATCAACAGATGACTCTCCTTCATGCATCGCGACGACCGACTTATCAATGTCGACTTGAATCGCTTCAATCAGACTGCTGATTTGCTGTGCGGCGTCAGCGGACTGCTCTGCAAGTTTGCGAACTTCATTGGCAACGACAGCAAAACCTTTCCCCTGCTCACCTGCACGTGCTGCCTCAATCGATGCATTAAGTGCAAGCAAATTCGTCTGTTCGGCGACACTTGTAATCATTGAAACAATTTTACCAATTTCCTTTGATTTGCTGCCAAGCCCGTTTACAATGCCCGAAAGCCCGGCAGTATGTTCCTGGACAGTCGTCATATGATCAACAGTTGCCGTAATAATCTCGTTACCATTTTCTGCCCCATCTGCTGTTTGACGTGAGGCGAGACTGACATCCTCCACAATCATGACAATATCATTTATATGAGTTGAGATATTCTTGGCTGCATTGCTGGACGAACTGGAACGGTTCACTTGTCCCTCTGCGCTGCTTGCAATTTCCTGTACCGATTCTGCAACATGTTGAACCAGCTTGGCAGTCTCTTCACTACTTGCTGATAATTGTTCTGATGTACCTGCAACCTGATGGGAAGCTTCCGATACACTCAGTATCATCGTCTTTAAATTTCCAGCCATTTCATTGAAGTAACGGGACAATTCGCCTACCTCATCATTCGATTTGATAGAGACCTCTTCAGTTTTCAAATCCCCTTTCGCCAGCTTTTCGACCTGCTTTGTAATAACTAAAATCGGATTGGCAATCTTTCCGGCAAACCAGAAAATGAATATAATTCCGATAGTCAGGGCTGACAGAAGTACAATCAATGTCGTTGTTAGAACTTTTGTTGCTTCACTGTTGAATTCCTTCATATAAGAACCTGATGTGATAATCCATCCCCAGTTCTTTTCTTTATCTGCATAAACAATCTTCGGAGCTATTTCTTTGCCCCCAGGCATTTCAAATTCAAATTCTATAAAACCACCGCCGCTATTCGCTCTCTTGATAATCTCCTGAGTAGAATATACGCCATCGGGAGTTTGGCTATCAATGAGGCTTTCTCCTTCTTTCATTGGATGGGCAACAGCGACCCCCTGATCATCAAGTGCGAAAAAGTAGCCATTCTCTCCCATATCCACTTTTGAATCAATGGAACGTTTGCCATCTCCCTGTTTCTTCCCAATGAGCATTACTCTAGCCCTTTCCTGAGCTTCCTCAAGTGTCAGCTTACCTGCTTTAACTTCCTCATTTAGCACAGTAATTAATTTCTCCGCAAGGATTACATTATTCTTAAGACCTTTCGTACCTTGTTCATCAAGACCTTTCTTCGCACCCGTATATCCAAAGTAGCCGATAATCATAGTTGGAAGCGCTAACAAAATCAATGAGATTAAAACCAGCTTTTTACGTATTGTCCACTTCATTGTCAAACATGCCCCCCTTCCTTTTCCATTTTATCGGATCTTTGAACTATATATGTAGCAGTTTAGTTAATTTATTTAGTGAAATTTTCCAAACTTGTTTTTCTCATCCTTTTCATGCCTGTCTCACTAATTTAAGACGATTATCGTCATTTTCTGAAACAGTAAATGCGTAATTTCGCACACGGCGCTTTATAATAAAAATGATAGTGTAAAAAAGGAGACGACTTTCATGGAGAAAAAGATGGAATACGGCATCTATACGCTCGGAGATCTCGTTGCCGATCCGCACAGTGGAAAAATTGTATCGCCCGCTGTCCGCATTAAGGAAATCATTCATCAGGCAATTCTTGCTGAGAAAGGCGGATTGGATATTTTTGGAGTAGGCGAACATCACCGACTTGACTACGCAGTTTCTGCGCCTGCCCTTGTTCTCGCCAGCATTGCTCAGGCAACCGAAAAAATTAGATTGACAAGTGCCGCCACAGTTCTTAGTACGACTGACCCGGTTCGATTGTTTGAAGACTTCTCCACTCTCGACCTTCTTAGCGGCGGACGGGCGGAAATCATGTGTGGACGCGGCGCTTTCGCTGAGTCTTTTTCTCTGTTCGGCTATGAATTGGAAGAAAACGATGCTTTGTTTAAAGAAAAAATGGCACTGCTTTTAAAGCTAAATGAAGAAAAGATCATTTCCTGGCACGGGCGCTTCCGTCCCGAACTGCAGCAAGCGGAAATTTCTCCGCGTCCATTACAGGAACAGCTGCCGATATGGATTGGTGTCGGCGGTTCTCCGGAAAGTGCGGCATTTGCCGGGAAGAGCGGGGCCAATATGGCTATGGCAATTTTGAAAGGTGATGCCTTGCGATTCAAGCCGCTTGCTGATGCATATTGGGAAGCTGCACGCAATGCTGGACAACCGATCGATCAGCTTTCCCTAGGTGTCACAGGGCATGCTTTCATTGCTCAAACAACAAAAGAAGCAAAGGAGCAATTCTATCTTTATTACAAGAATTATCGCAGCTATGTGCATCGACAGCGTGGAGAAGACTTTCAATTAACTTGGGAGGAGTTCGAGGAGTTAACAGCACCTGATACATCCCTATTTGTAGGCAGCCCTGAGAGTGTAGCTCAGAAAATTGCCAATCAGTATCAATTATTCGGCCATAACCGGTTCATTGCGCAAATGGATATTGGCGGACTGCCCGCCGCACTCGTTGAGCAAAGTATCCGCCTTTTTGCCGAAGTGACAGTACCGCTTGCTAACGAGCTAATTAATAACGTAAAATAAACCACTTACGTTCACATAACTGTCATACCGGTTGCAGATAATAGATGCTATAGTAAAATTTGTAGAAGATTTTAATAAGTGGGTGAGAGGAGTTATTTATTTGAAAATATATAAAATCATTCCGCTCCTTGCCATTCTGTTACTTGCTGCTTGTGGCCAGTCCAAAATTGAGACGAATATGTCTGTGGACGTTAAAAGCTTCGAATATAGGAATCAGGATGGTAATAAATTCGGACTTAAAGATTTAAAAGGTAACTGGTGGGTTGCCGATTTCATCTTTACAAACTGTACTACCGTTTGCCTGCCAATGACTTCAAATATGAAACAGCTTCAGAACAGAGCAGCAAAAGAAAATGTCGATGTCCAACTTGTATCTTTCAGTATTGATCCGGATCGCGACAAACCAGATGTGCTGAAGAAATATGCAAAAAGCTATAATGCTGATACGAAGAACTGGAATTTCCTAACAGGTTATGATTTCAATACAATTAAAGAGCTTTCCGTACTCTCTTTCAAAAGTCTAGCCGAGAAACCACCGGAGGGAACCGATACAGACCAGTTCACACACGGGACGAGCTTCTTCCTCGTTAATCCTGACGGCAAAGTAATTAAGAGATACGACGGAAGTGACAATAAATCAATTGATGCCATCGTGGATGACTTAAAGAAAGTTCAATAAAAGGAGGATACTCATTTGAAAAAAAGTCTATTTATTATTGGAACAGTGATCCTTGTACTCTTCCTTTCAGCATGTGGGGAAAAGGACAAAGCGAAGGACACTTCATCAAAAGAGCCGAACACGCTCGATCCGCTAGAAGTTGCTCTGAATGTGCCCGAAACTGGCGAAAAGAACAAGCCCATTGAACTAAAAGCAACAGTTAAACAAAAGAAAGAGCTAGTAGACGATGCTTCTGAGGTTCAATTCGAAATATGGAAAGACGGCGCCAAAGAAGACTCCGAAATAATTGATGCTGCAAATAAAAAAGACGGTAAATATACTGCTAATTACACTTTCAAAGAAGATGCCGTCTATACTGTCCAGGTACATGTAACGGCACGTCAGCAACACCAGATGCCAACAAAGAAAATTGCGATCGACAGTTCTGAAACTACGAGGAATGAGCATGAGGGACACAGCCACGGCGATGAGCACCATGCCTCTGATCTCAGTTTTCATTTTATAAAGCCGGAAAAAATCAGCAAAAATACAGATACTGAATTGGCCGTTCATTTGGAGAAGGACGGAAAACCACTTACAGAAGCAAATGTCCGTTATGAAATTTCCAAAGATGATGTTAAAAAACATGCATGGGTAGCTACGCAGGAAATTAAGACCGGTCAATATAAAGCTACATATGCTTTTAAAAATGCCGGCAAGTATACAGTACAAATTCACGTTGAAAATGATAAAGGTTTGCATGAACATGAGCACTATACTTTGACAGTTGAATAACGCGAGAACCAAATCCCGGTTGCACTGTGCAATCGGGATTTTTTATGTCGAAAATTATTAACTCGTTCGACATTCTATTAAGTTCGTGTCGAATATACTCGTTCATCTTTCGACATGTTCACTTGCTAGATTCGACAACTTCCATATGCTTATTCGACACATTCCTTTGTTTGTCGAAACCTAGAATAACAATCGACAACCCAAGATAACATTGGCGAATTATGAGCAAATTGATTTCTCCAAAATTCGCCGTATACGACAAAAAATCAGACAACCAATATAAGTTGTCTGATTTCATATATTTATTCTGCAATATTTACGTAAACGTCTGTAGCTTCAGGTTCTTTTTTGATTAGATCATAATCCTTAAGCCATTTTGCCGTCTCTTCCCAAGATGACTTTTCCTGACTGCCGAAACCTTTGTCAGATTTCATCTTTGGCAGAAGGATTTCAAGACTCTTCTTCTCAATTGTCGCGTCAAGTGGGAAATTGGACTTGTCCTGATTGTCCAAGAGAATTTCCAATGACTGTTCTGGGTTCTCGACTGTAAAATTAAATCCTTTTTCTGCCGCACGCCAGAACGCTTCAATTTGCTTTTTCTCTTTCTTTAGGGTCGCATCACTTGTTACTGCAACAAGTTCATAATAGGATGGTACGCCGTAATCTTCTGGATTCAATACACCTACATCATGCTTTTCACTTTCGAGAATCGGTACCTCATGGTTCACATACATTCCTGTTACAGCATCTGTCTTTCCAGAAACAAGTGCCGGCATTAAATCAAAACCAACATCCGTCATTTTAACTTTAGCCGGATCCCCTCCGTCTTTTTTGACCATCGTTTCAATCATTTTTTCTGCTACAGGAATACCAGAATAGCCAACATTTTTTCCTTCCAGATCTTTTGGTGACTTGATTTTTGTTTTAGTCTCATATACGAGGCGGTTAAGTGGTGAACGAACAACAGCTGCAACTGCTTTTACTGGAATGTCTTCATTGGCACGGGCCATGA is a window from the Aciduricibacillus chroicocephali genome containing:
- the gpmI gene encoding 2,3-bisphosphoglycerate-independent phosphoglycerate mutase codes for the protein MTDRKLAALIIIDGFAFRDETEGNAVEQAHKPNFDRYWTEFPHETLTACGNAVGLPEGQMGNSEVGHLNIGAGRIVYQSLTRINLAIENGDIFEKPAFLKAVRQARDTGKALHLFGLLSDGGVHSHIRHLYALLKLAKKEGLDRVYVHGFLDGRDVGPKTALGYIQEAEEKMKEIGVGSFASITGRYYAMDRDKRWERVKLAYDAMTAGAGEKFQSAEAAVEASYASGITDEFVKPTVMVNSEENPIGNIETGDSAIFFNFRPDRAIQLSLAFGNEDFNEFDRGPSKPANLNFVMMLPYSDMIHGETGFEPINLNNTVGEVISVNGMKQLRIAETEKYPHVTFFMSGGREDEFPGEKRILINSPKVATYDLKPEMSAYEVTDALLEELDRDDLNAVILNFANPDMVGHSGLLEPTVKAIETVDECLGKIVDKIISLGGTAIITADHGNSDEVVTIEGKPMTAHTTNPVPVIVTKNGIDLRSGGILADLAPTLLHLLGLEKPEEMTGKTLIKQ
- a CDS encoding FixH family protein, which encodes MKKSLFIIGTVILVLFLSACGEKDKAKDTSSKEPNTLDPLEVALNVPETGEKNKPIELKATVKQKKELVDDASEVQFEIWKDGAKEDSEIIDAANKKDGKYTANYTFKEDAVYTVQVHVTARQQHQMPTKKIAIDSSETTRNEHEGHSHGDEHHASDLSFHFIKPEKISKNTDTELAVHLEKDGKPLTEANVRYEISKDDVKKHAWVATQEIKTGQYKATYAFKNAGKYTVQIHVENDKGLHEHEHYTLTVE
- the eno gene encoding phosphopyruvate hydratase — encoded protein: MPFITEIYAREVLDSRGNPTVEVEVGTESGAFGSAIVPSGASTGEYEAVELRDGDKSRYLGKGVERAVKNVNEIIAPALLGVDVTSQNIIDQIMIELDGTDNKGKLGANAILGVSMAAAHAAADYLDMPLYKYLGGFNAHVLPTPMMNILNGGEHADNNVDIQEFMIMPVAAPTFKEALRTGVEIFHSLKKVLQDRGYNTAVGDEGGFAPNLQSNEEALQTIVEAIEKAGYKPGEEVKLAMDVASSEMYEDGKYNLKGEGVVRTSEEMVDWYEQMVDKYPIISIEDGLDENDWEGHKLLTDRIGNRVQLVGDDLFVTNTKKLAQGIEQGVGNSILVKVNQIGTLTETFAAIEMAARAGYTAVISHRSGESEDATIADIAVATNAGQIKTGAPSRTDRVAKYNQLLRIEDELNGFGTYAGESAFYNLKK
- the tpiA gene encoding triose-phosphate isomerase, which gives rise to MRKTVIAGNWKMHKLLNSAGQFIDDIKSSVPSAMKTETIVCAPYLFLPLLVEKAKGTDIRIAAQNMHFEEKGAFTGEVSPGMLADIGVSHCVIGHSERREMFGETDDSVNKKTHAAFAHNILPIICVGESLEQRESGVMESHIRQQVENALSGLSDEQISKTIIAYEPIWAIGTGKTATDEEANDVCKHIRKTIAELSNQEIADQVIIQYGGSVKPDNIGDLLAKSDIDGALVGGASLEADSFVKLLEEGTK
- a CDS encoding ABC transporter substrate-binding protein: MKKLLISFIAIFTLLLIAGCGAKDETEKDHARGKSDERLKKITVMLDWYPNAVHSYLYAAKEKGYFKDEGLDVEFEFPANPTDPLSLAASGKVTMGMYYQPDVIMARANEDIPVKAVAAVVRSPLNRLVYETKTKIKSPKDLEGKNVGYSGIPVAEKMIETMVKKDGGDPAKVKMTDVGFDLMPALVSGKTDAVTGMYVNHEVPILESEKHDVGVLNPEDYGVPSYYELVAVTSDATLKKEKKQIEAFWRAAEKGFNFTVENPEQSLEILLDNQDKSNFPLDATIEKKSLEILLPKMKSDKGFGSQEKSSWEETAKWLKDYDLIKKEPEATDVYVNIAE
- a CDS encoding methyl-accepting chemotaxis protein translates to MKWTIRKKLVLISLILLALPTMIIGYFGYTGAKKGLDEQGTKGLKNNVILAEKLITVLNEEVKAGKLTLEEAQERARVMLIGKKQGDGKRSIDSKVDMGENGYFFALDDQGVAVAHPMKEGESLIDSQTPDGVYSTQEIIKRANSGGGFIEFEFEMPGGKEIAPKIVYADKEKNWGWIITSGSYMKEFNSEATKVLTTTLIVLLSALTIGIIFIFWFAGKIANPILVITKQVEKLAKGDLKTEEVSIKSNDEVGELSRYFNEMAGNLKTMILSVSEASHQVAGTSEQLSASSEETAKLVQHVAESVQEIASSAEGQVNRSSSSSNAAKNISTHINDIVMIVEDVSLASRQTADGAENGNEIITATVDHMTTVQEHTAGLSGIVNGLGSKSKEIGKIVSMITSVAEQTNLLALNASIEAARAGEQGKGFAVVANEVRKLAEQSADAAQQISSLIEAIQVDIDKSVVAMHEGESSVDEGLKLVNEAGDAFRDIVQAVRHVSDQVEEVSGAVLEMSKETKEMESLIEESEHTTDVAADYTQQIAAAAQEQSASVEEITTVSNMLSEMAQQLQESISDFKM
- a CDS encoding glutaredoxin family protein, with the protein product MKEVLLYTRKQCPLCDEARALLELFDVNIIEHDIETRDEWQLNYGLMIPVIVIDREEMYGEQISFEQLNKRLSS
- a CDS encoding phosphoglycerate kinase; the encoded protein is MNKKTLNDLDVAGKNVFCRVDFNVPMDEGEITDDTRIKAALPTIRHLSDQGARVILVTHLGRPKGKIDETLRLDPVAARLSDLLERDVIKTDSVYGSEVDEAIKGLSDGDVLLIENVRFEAGEEKNAPELAEAFAKMADLYVNDAFGTAHRAHASTAGVAEKLPSAAGLLMEKEIEVLGKALENPERPFTAIIGGAKVKDKIDVIDNLLDKVDTLLIGGGLANTFIKAEGHDVGDSLLEADKVDTAKRFIELAKEKGVRFEIPVDVVIANEFSEDAETKVVPVSEIPEGWQALDIGPKTRKTYSELIADSKLVVWNGPMGVFEMEPFSAGTKTVADALAKTAGYSVIGGGDSAAAVEKFGVAEKMDHVSTGGGASLEFMEGKTLPGVAALDDKDQGAQLS
- a CDS encoding SCO family protein, giving the protein MKIYKIIPLLAILLLAACGQSKIETNMSVDVKSFEYRNQDGNKFGLKDLKGNWWVADFIFTNCTTVCLPMTSNMKQLQNRAAKENVDVQLVSFSIDPDRDKPDVLKKYAKSYNADTKNWNFLTGYDFNTIKELSVLSFKSLAEKPPEGTDTDQFTHGTSFFLVNPDGKVIKRYDGSDNKSIDAIVDDLKKVQ
- a CDS encoding LLM class flavin-dependent oxidoreductase; amino-acid sequence: MEKKMEYGIYTLGDLVADPHSGKIVSPAVRIKEIIHQAILAEKGGLDIFGVGEHHRLDYAVSAPALVLASIAQATEKIRLTSAATVLSTTDPVRLFEDFSTLDLLSGGRAEIMCGRGAFAESFSLFGYELEENDALFKEKMALLLKLNEEKIISWHGRFRPELQQAEISPRPLQEQLPIWIGVGGSPESAAFAGKSGANMAMAILKGDALRFKPLADAYWEAARNAGQPIDQLSLGVTGHAFIAQTTKEAKEQFYLYYKNYRSYVHRQRGEDFQLTWEEFEELTAPDTSLFVGSPESVAQKIANQYQLFGHNRFIAQMDIGGLPAALVEQSIRLFAEVTVPLANELINNVK